In Aliamphritea ceti, a single window of DNA contains:
- a CDS encoding TRAP transporter small permease yields the protein MSQVITGLLNRLDLWIGRIEASILSIAIIAMAVNSIANVFGRYLFNQSLYFSDELNQFLIVIVTFMGLGYITRKGKHIRMSAFYDMLPARWQKIFMVVIALLTATVMFVLAWYALEYVMKIARRGRVTPALQFPLYLTYIWVALGLLIGAIQYLLTAIKNLDLQDDTVYISYTTVDEYEDPEIADAIQRCQSNNTEGTNDVQSETETSKQHQVQESKS from the coding sequence ATGTCCCAAGTTATTACCGGATTGCTGAACCGGCTCGATCTATGGATTGGCCGTATAGAAGCCAGCATTCTCAGCATTGCCATCATTGCCATGGCAGTCAATTCAATCGCTAACGTCTTCGGCCGTTATCTTTTCAACCAAAGCTTATATTTCTCCGATGAGCTGAACCAGTTTCTGATTGTGATCGTTACCTTTATGGGTCTGGGCTACATTACCCGCAAAGGTAAGCATATTCGGATGTCTGCCTTTTACGACATGTTGCCTGCCCGCTGGCAGAAAATATTCATGGTCGTTATTGCTCTGTTAACAGCCACTGTGATGTTTGTACTGGCCTGGTATGCGCTGGAATATGTAATGAAAATCGCTCGCCGTGGCCGTGTCACGCCAGCTTTGCAGTTCCCACTCTACCTGACATATATATGGGTCGCTCTGGGCCTTCTGATCGGTGCTATTCAGTACCTGCTGACGGCTATCAAGAACCTCGATTTACAGGACGACACTGTGTACATCTCATACACCACTGTCGATGAATACGAGGATCCTGAAATTGCGGATGCTATTCAGCGCTGCCAGAGCAACAACACTGAAGGCACAAACGACGTTCA